The genomic stretch GACAGGTTTGGAAGAGCGGTTATGAAGAGTCGTTTGATATTTCGGCGCTTGATTGCCAGCTCAACACTGATGATCTGGCTTGTTGCACACGCGCCTGGCCAACGCATTGGGCTTGTGGATACCGCCGAGCAGGCCGGGCTCATGCTGACCATCTTTGGCGCCGCTGTCGGCGATCAACTGAAGGCGCTGGCTGCCGGCGATTTTAATGGAGATGGCATCGGGGACATGCTGGTTGGCACGCACCTGGCGAACAATTTGGAGATTCAGCGCATTGATGCTGGCGTCGCCTACATTGTGCTTGGCCGGCGCGACATCCTGCCCATAGAGACCCGCGATCCTGGCGAGCCTGCTGAGTTGCAACCTGACGCGACTTTTTTCGGCGCGGAAAACGATGATCGAATGGGCGTGTCAACCACGAGCGGTGACATCAATGGCGATGGCATTGATGATATTGTGTTCGGGGCGCCGCAGGCTGACGGACCGGGTAATGGGCGGCTCAATGCCGGCGAAGTCTATATTTTCTACGGCAGCCGCGATCTCAAACCCGGTTCAATACGCGACGTTGCTGGCATACTCGGCCCTGTGCCTGACGTCACCATTCTTGGCGAGGAGCGTAACGATACGCTCGGCGCGGCTGTGGCGTTAGGTCAACTCAATGGCCGTGGTGGACTGGATTTGATCATCGGCGCGCCGGGAACCTTTGGTCCGCAAAATACGCGCGCTAGCGCGGGGACGGTCTACATCATCTTTGATGTGGCCGAGCGAGGCTCGGTGATTGACCTGGCTGATCCATTTACTGGCGCGGATGTCGTCATTCATGGAGCTGAAACGCTGGATGGTTTGGGTGGCGCGGTGGCAGCCGGTGATCTGAATCAAGACGGCTTTGACGATGTGGTCGTATCGGCGCCGTTGGCTGACGGTCCTGCCAATAGCCGACGTGATGCCGGCGAAGTCTACGTGTTGTTTGGCGGCGCTCGGCTTGTCAACACACCGATTCGAGATGGCGCTGGCTTTTTCGGACCGATGCCTGAACTCACGATCTACGGTCAAGACGCCCGTGATCTCTTTGGCGGCTCGCTGCTGGTGGGCGATGTTAGTGGCGATCAGATTGACGATCTGATTATCGGCGCTGTACTGCCACCGATCAACACAACCACCGCTTCGATAGGCGGCGATGGCCCTGACAACGGGCGGGCGGATGCCGGCGAGGTGTATGTTATTCGTGGAAGCCGGGCGCTGGCTTCCGAGTTTGTGCGGGATATGGCCGCTCAGGTGGCGCGTCCAGCCGACGTAACACTTTTTGGTGGCGACGCCGGCGACGTATTCGGTTCATCGTTGCGCGTGGGCGATGTCAGCGGCGACGGCGTGAACGATCTGATCATCAGTGCGCCACGAGCCGACGGGTTGGATAATAGACGGCTCAATGTGGGCGAAGTCTACGCCTTCTTTGGAGGCCCTCGCTTGTTCGACGGACTTCGGCGCGATGCAGCCGGTCAAGTGGGACGCGCGCCTGAGCTGACACTGCTTGGGCCAACCGCTGGCGTCAATTTCGGCCTGACGCTCGCGATGATTGATCTTGATGCTGACGGCGCGCTGGACTTTGTTGTAGGCGCACCACTGCTGAACGGGCCGGAGAATTTGCGGGCCACTGCCGGCGCTGTCTTGGTTGTGTCTGGCGATTGAGCACCGAATTAAACAGTCGTTGCCAGATTCCCCATCAGCACACGAGAGGAACTCCTACTGTCATGATGCGACAACGAATCTGCCGTATTTTCTTCATCAGCACACGAGAGGAACTCCTACTGTCATGATGCGACAACGAATCTGCTGCATTTTTTTGATTGGTTTGGTGCTGTTTTCCTGGCCATGTCGGCTGTTGGCCGCTGAAGGCATGTGGTTGCCTGATACGCTCAACACGCTGCCGCTGGATCGCCTCAAAAAGCTCGGCCTGAAACTGAAGCTGGAAGAGATCTACAATCCCAACGGCGCTAGCCTCGCTGATGCGGTTGTGATGGTCGGCGGCGGCACAGGTCAGTTCGTCTCGCCTGATGGCTTGATTCTGACGAATCATCATGTCGCTTATGATGCGATTGCGGCCGCCAGTACGCCGGAACGCAACTACCTGGAAGCCGGCTTCCTGGCCAGGACGCGCGATGAGGAAATCTCTGCCAAAGGATATACAGTCTCCATCACCAGAAGCTTCAAAGATGTCACCGCCGATGTGCTCTCGGTCGTCAAGCAGAGCATGTCACTGGAGGAGCGGCAGAAGGCCATCAATGCGCGCAGCCGTGAGCTGGCCGCCGCCGCTAGTAACGACAAGGAGGGCATCTCCGCACAAGTCGTCGAGATGTTGAATGGGTTGTCGTACTACCTCTACACCTACCTCGTGCTCAAAGACGTGCGGCTTGTCTACGCTCCGCCGGAATCCATTGGTAACTTTGGCGGCGATCCAGACAACTTCCAGTGGCCGCGTCACACTGGCGATTTCTCGTTCATGCGCGCATACGTTGGCCCTGATGGCAAGCCGGCGGAGTACGACAAAAACAATGTGCCGTATAAGCCGAAAAAGTATCTGCCGATTTCGCTCGATGGCTATAAGGAAGGCGATTTCGTGATGGTGCTCGGCTATCCGGGAGCGACCTATCGCTATCGCGAATCGTTCTCCATTGAGTATCGGCAGAATCACTTATACCCGTGGCAAATTCAGACGTTGCAGCGACAGATCGCTTTGCTGGAGCAGGCCAGCCGGCGCGATCCGGCCTCAGCGTTGCGCTACAGCAGCGAGCTGCAATCGCTCAATAATGCGCTGAAAAATTTTCAAGGTTCTCTGCAAGGCCTCAAACGCTCCAAGCTGCTTGAACGCCGGCGAGCCGAGGAAGCAGCGTTCATGCAATATGTGGAGCAAACGCCCAACTGGAAAGCGCAATACGGCGACGCACTCCCGCAACTGGCCAGTCTCTATCGCGATCTGATGAGCTATCAAGCGAAACAAAATGTGTTGAGCGGGTTGCTCAATGCTGGTTCAACCATGTCGCTGCTGGCTGCTGCCTGGGACCGCGCGCGCGACCGCGACAAGCCGCCAGAGGATCGAACTTCTGATCTCACCGATGAAGCGATTGAGCAATTGAAGAAGACGATTCCCGAAACGTGGCGCGACCGCAACATCGAGCTGGAACGCGGCTACATCGAATTGTTTTTGCAGCAGGCCGACGCGCTGCCCGCTGAGCAGAAAATCGCCTCTGTTGAATCGCTCTTTGCAGGCAAGTCGGGAGCAGACCGCCGTCAGGCCGAAGCGGCCTGGGCGCGTCAGATGCTGGAAAGCTCCCGTATTCAATCGGCCGATGACGTGATCAAATTGTTCGAGATGACGCCGGCTCAGTTGCAGGCCATCGAAGACCCGTTACTGAATTTTGTGGGACAGGCCAAGGCTGAACTGGCGCCCCTGGACGAGCGCTACCAGCGGTTCGTGGCCGGCGTCACCAAAGCTCGTCCGGCTTACATTCAAGGCATGTCACGCTGGAAGAAAACCGGACTCTATCCTGATGCCAATCGCACACTGCGGTTCACCTACGGCGTAGTGAAAGGCTACAGCCCGCGCGACGCCGTGTTCTATGACTATATGACGACACTGCGCGGCGTGCTGGAAAAAGAGAGCGACGAGCATCCTTTCAAAGTGCCTCAACGATTGAAAGAGCTGTTCGCTCAACGCGATTTCGGTCCGTATGCAGATCGGCGCCGAAACGATGTGCCGGTCGCGTTTATTTCTGACACAGACATCACCGGTGGCAATTCCGGTAGTCCGATCATGAATGGCAAGGGGGAGTTGATCGGCGTCGTCTTCGACGGCAACTACGAAGGATTGGGCAGCGATTACGTCTATAATCCGGCGCTGTCTCGTTGCATTGCTGTTGACATTCGCTACGTGTTGTTTGTCACCGAAAAGCTCGGCGGCGCTCATAACGTGATTCAGGAACTGCAAACTCGACATCGCGCGGTCGGCAGCAAATAATCAGTCAGACGACAATCCTGAGTCCATTGGTATTCACAAGTCGGCCACGACCGGAGGCGCGTCAGCAGGCGCCGTGGCGCTGCGCCGTGTTTGATTCACCGATGGCTCAACGCCGCTCCTGAAGGCTCATCGTTGCTGGAGCAGCTTGACGATCCGTCAGGCTCAACACATAGCCGACGACGACCACCACGACGCAGCCGACAATGTTGAACCAAAGGAAGGCAATGTCTGTGGCGCGGCTGGCCGCATACACAGACGCCATGCCTGCCAGCAAGCCCCAGAATGCGCCACGACCCGTTGCCCGTTTCGTGGCGATGGCCAAAACGAATACGCCTAGCAATGAGCCATAAAAATACGAGCCGACTTTGTTGACGGCTACAACCACCGAACCGAGCGCGCCCGCATACATGGCAAACGAGGCAGCGAATGCGCCCCAGAGCGCCGTGCTGATCCGTGAGACCATCAGATAATGGCGTTCGTCTGCAACCGGCTTCAGGTGGCGTTTGTAGATGTCCATCACAGTCACAGTAGAAAGTGCGTTCAGTTCGGAATCCATCGCTGACATGGCGGCAGCCATGATCGCTGCGATAATCAGGCCGAGAATGCCGGCAGGAAAATAGCGAATGATGAAGCTGGGAAAGATGTAATTCGTATCGTTGTAATTCTCGCCGCTGGCTCGGCTCATCAGCTCGGCGCTTTGGCGTCGAAGCTGCATCAGCTCGTCGTGCAGCGCGCGATAGTGGCGGCGAGCTTGCTGCTGCTCCGATGGGTTGTGGTTGTGTCGCGCGGCAATCAAGGCGTGCGCTGCCTGGCGGCGCTGCTCAAATACCTGGTCGTAGCGAGCTTGAAGCGCGTTGAATTGGTCTCGATAGGGACTTGCTTGCACACGCTCAAGGCCGCGTTTGTCGAAGCCGAGCGGCGGTTTCTCAAAGTGGTAAAACACAAAGAGCAACACCCCGATAGAGAGAATGAAAAACTGCATCGGCACTTTGAGGAACGCATTGAACATGAGCGACAACCGGCTCTCTTTCAATGAGCGCACGGTCAGGTAACGTTGTACCTGACTTTGATCGCAGCCAAAGTACGACAACATCAGAAATAATCCGGCAATCAAGCCTGACCAGAGCGTGAATTCATTCTTCGGGTCCACCGAAAGGTCAATCGCTTTCAGGTGACCGGTGAGGCCGGCCAGGTATGCTGCATCAGACAACGACACTTCGGAAGGCAAGTTAAACAAGATGAGCCCGAGGCAGATGAAAATCGAAGCAAACATCAGGTACATCTTGTAAACGTCGGCCCAGATTTCTGCTTGAATGCCGCCAAATGATGTGTAGAAGGTGGCGGTTGCTGCCATGACCAGGATCGTGGCCTTGATCTCCCAGCCGAGGATGATGGACAACACAATGGCGGGCGCGTAAATCACCACGCCAAGCGACATGCCCCGCGACAGTATAAACAATAGACTGGAAAGAAGTCGGGTCTTCGCGTCAAATCGTTGCTCCAGATATTCGTAAGCTGTGTAGACATTGGCGCGATAGAAAAACGGAATCAGCGTGGCGCAAAGGATAACCATGGCGATGGGCAGTCCAAAATAAAATTGCACAAACCGCATGCCATCCACGTAAGCTTGTCCGGTCGTGCCAATGAGCGTGATGGCGCTGGCTTGCGTCGCCATGACAGACAGTCCGATGATCCACCAAGGCAGCGAGCGGTTGGCCAGAAAGAATTGTTTGGTATTGCGCGAGCCTCTGCTTTTAGTCACGCCGACATAGACAATCAAGCCAAGGGAGGCGACCAACACAATCCAATCAACGATTCTCATCGCGCTGCCTCAGCATAGCGTTCCGTGAGCCAGTAGAGGACTCCAATGATGACGAACAGAAAGATCAAGGCCGCCGCATAGACGCGAGCCCATGTGCCGAGAATCGGCGGCGGATCATCATCTGGTTGATAGGCCTCGTTCATTGTTGGTCGCCAAGTATAGGCATGGGTTCAACGCAACGCAATGGAGCGCGCTGGCTTCGGCGCCTCAACTGAAGGTCAGGTCATCGGCCAACGCAATTGCCAACGCAACGCAATGGAGCATGCTGGCTCCGGCTGCCTGTGCGAGCGCAGGCAGCAGTGACCGGTTTGGTGGAGCCGGAGCCGCTGCCGCTGCTGCGCTGCACGCTGTAGTGCGAGCGCAGGCAGCAGTGACCGGTTTGGCGGAGCGCCGTTCAGAGCGCGGGAGAAACAACGATCAATCGCCTGCCATCGAACCATCAAATACTACCCTTCATTACACCCCAAAGTGAACGCGCCGTAATCCCGGTTTTTCTTGTTGAACCGAACCGGCTACAATAAGCTGCTCAGGTCGAACAGACGCGATCATGCTCTCGATTCGTCGCAAATTAACACTCTGGTATTTGACAATCCTCGCCATTGTGTTACTCGGCTACGGTGCAGCGGTCTATCTTTATCTCTCGGCCAGCTTGCTGCGCCTGATTGACAAATCGTTGCGACAACAAGTCATCGCCTTTGAAAAGCACCTGACCGCGCTGGAACGAGGACAGGAGCCGACTGAAACGGCGACAGGGCGGTTGGCGCTGGCGCCTCAATTCGTCGAGTTAATCGGCGCGGACGGGACAACAACGGATATAGCCAGTCCTTCAGAAACGTTCCATGTGCCTGTCAATGTTCGGACATTAGAAGAGGTGCGAACCAGCGCGGAGCCGGTGCTGGAAGACGCCGTCACCGATGAAGGCAAGCCGCTGCGCGTGGCCACATGGCGGTTACTGGATGAACAGGGTCAGATCGTGTCATTTATTCGTGCCGGTTATACACTCGAAGAGATTGAACAGGTGCGATGGCAGGTTCTGTGGCTGCTGGGGCTCTCGCTGCTGATTGTGCTGGCGTTGGCCGGCTGGGGAGGCCGGCTGTTGGTGGACAAGGCGCTGAGACCCGTAGACCGCCTGACACATACTGCTCAAGCGATCACCGCCAAGAATCTTCAAGAGCGGGTCGAGGTTCCTCCAACGGGTGATGAACTGGCCCGGCTGGCGGAGACGTTTAATCAAATGATCGCGCGGCTGCAGGAAGCTTTTCAGCGTGAACATCGCTTCACCGAGGACGCTTCGCACGAAATGCGCACGCCGCTGGCCGTGCTACGAAATGAAATCGAAGTGGCCCTACGGCGTGATCGTTCGCCGGAAGAATATAGGACAATCTTACAACGCTGCCTGGATCAGTTGCTGCGATTGAACAGATTGACCGAAGATTTGCTGATGTTGGCGCGGGCTGAAACGAGCCAGTCCGTGCTCGAACGCCAGCCTGTGGACTTGAACGCGCTCTGCGAGGAGACCGTCCAATACGTCCAGCCGCTGGCTGACGAACGTCAGTTGATGTTGACCATCAAACTGGACTCCACACCGATTTATGTACTCGGCGATGCGCGACGATTGAAGCAGGTCGTGATGAACTTGCTCGACAACGCCCTCAAGTACACGCCGGCGGGCGGACGTATTCATGTTGAAGTCGAGCGCGCAGGAGCGACGGCTGTGGTCAGCGTCAGCGATACAGGCTGCGGCATCGCGCCGGATGACCTGCCATACATTTTCGAGCGATTCTACCGGCGACGGCAAAAGCAGGGGAACAAAAACGACGGCTTCGGACTGGGCTTGGCCATCTGCCGCTGGATTGTCGAAGCTCATGGAGGCACGATCCGTGTCAGCAGCCAGCCGACCGAGGGAACGCGATTCACATTTGAGTTGCCGCTGTTTGTGGGATAGACTTTGCCGCGGCTCATGTGACGCACGTGTGAGGCAATGGCAGAGCCAGACCTCGCCTGATCGAGGCTCATGATGAAGACGATTGTCGTTGCTGGCGCAACGAGCGCCGCCGCGAAAACAAGCCTGGTGGTTGCATTGCTCTCGGCGCTGCCCACGCGCGCATGGGGGGCGATGAAGATCACCGTCACCCATGACGTGGCACAAGGCTGCCCGCGAGGCGGCCACGGTTGCGGCGTCTGCGCCTCTGTTGGGGGTGGCTATCGGTTTGTCACCGACCCTGAGATACTCAAGCAACCTGGCACTGATACCGGACGCATGACGCAGGCCGGCGCCGATCCGGTCCTCTGGTTGATTACGACGCCTCCATTTGTGCATATAGGTTGGCGTGATGTGCAGCGACAGGTCACGTCAGTTGATGGCCTGGTGATAGAGAGCAACAGCTTGGCCCTCTGCATCAAACCCGACTTGACACTGTTCACCATCAACCCGCGCGTGCCACGCTCGCGGTGGAAAGCCAGCGCGCCGCGCTTAATTGAGCAAAGCGATCTGGTGATCATCAGTCTGCGCGACGTCAAGCCACAGGCTGCACAACCGTTGATTGATGAGATTCACGCTCGGCGCGCCGGCCTCGGTGTGGTTGTCACTGAGAGCGTCGAACAGGTGATTGCTCGACCGGAACTCTCGCGCCGGCTCGCTGCTCTGTTTTCCTGAGAAAATGCAGATGCAGATTGAATGATGAAATGATTTTCAATCAGTAACTCTATCAATCCTTGCTGATGCTGCGAAGTCGGTGGACAAACGTTCCGGCACATTTGGGGGACGGGACGTTTTGGCGTGCGGTGACGCATCACCGCTTTCCGGCCAAAGCTGGGACACGTCGCAGCAGTCCAAAAACGCCACAAACTTTTGTCACGTTACTGAGTCTAAAGAAAGGCCGATGACCAGGCGTCAACTTTCTCTTCGTTGAACAAAGACAATATGTCTCGGAAGTCGGGATTCAACAAGCGTTCCTCCTTCTTTGAAAGCCCAGGCATCAAGGGCTAATTGCCACATCATGGCCATTCGCTCAGCGGGCGTCGTGGGCCTCGGCCAGTCAACTTCATCAACGACTTGTTGTCCGCGGCGAATGACGCGCGTAACCATCACTCTGGTTTTCGAGCTCCGTTGCACATCCGAAGTATACTTTACCTGAAGGCCAATTGGCATCCGATTCCTGCTGCTCAAGCCCATCGCTTACGTTGCCTCAGGAACGGCGCTCGAAGCGGGATGACCTATGATCAAGCTGATTCAAGCAGCTCGACGCAAGCCTCAGGGACACTGCGCGGAAGATCAAACACGGTCACACCCGCCTTGCTTGTTCACTGATCTTCAACAGGCGGCCATTAACAAAAAACTTGACAAATAACCGCCACAAAGCCGAAAATAAGGCTCCGATTTCGATATGACGAAGCCTGCTGCAACCAGAATGGCTCATGTCGCCAACGTCGCGGCCACTTCGGCGTGCGTGGCTCGGCCTTCGTTGATCAATCTTGTTTTGACTCCTCTCCTTGGTTTACTCCTAGGCATTATCCTCCTCGTACTAGCGAGGGGCAGTGGATGAGGCACTGATCCTCCATCGGAGTGGAGACAAAGGCCACCGTCCACTGCCCCTAGCGACGGTGGCCTTTTATTTTATTCTCAGCAGGAGAAAACAGGATCATGAATCAGCACTATTGGAATCAAACGGAATCATTCACTATGAAAGAAAACTTTTTCCGCAAGTTGGTCATGGGCGATCAACTGACGATTGCGCGCACCGAGATGGACACAGGCGCGCGACTGCAACCGCGTTGCTATCCTTGTGAATCGTTCATTGTGATCTTAACCGGCCTTTGTAAAGTTCGTGTCAACGGACGCGCCGACATAATCGGCGCCAATCAGATTCTGCATGTTCCTGCTTACGCGGAGCATGATATTGAAGCGTTGGAGCACACATTGGCGTTGGAAATTCAGCCTCGGTCGCCGGCGTTGCCCCCTGAACGAAGCGGATTGATGGAGGACGAGAACTATCTTTGGGGTGTCTAGCCGGCGTCTCGCTCTGCCTGCGCCAACCATTGCCGCTATAGCAAGAGTCGGCGGACAAAGCGCCGGTCAGTTTTAGGCTCTTGCTCCATCTCAACCAATGATTGCCGCTATCGGTCTGCTCCGGTAGCGGCATGGCAGCCGAGGCCGGTTTTTCACCGATGTTTCCCTCATCTGCATGTGGTGTTATAATGCAGCCCTGGCTTACATGGGAGACAAACATCACATGGAAACTCGCCATATTACCATCGCTCACAGTCCTGATTCTGATGATGCATTCATGTTTTATGCGTTAGCTACCGGAAAATTGGACACAGGTCACCTCACCTTCAGTCACGTGCTGACGGACATCGAAACACTGAATCGAAAAGCGTTGGACGAGGTCTACGACGTGACGGCCGTTTCGATTCATGCTTACGCCTACATTGCCGATAAATACCTGCTGCTGCCGAGCGGCGCCAGTATGGGGGAGCAATATGGGCCGATTGTCGTCTCAGCGCGCCCGCTTGCGCCGGCTCAGTTACGAGGCAAGCGACTCGCAGTTCCCGGCCTGATGACAACGGCTTATCTTGTGATGAAGCTCTTTGAGCCCGACGTCGAGTGCGAAGTCATGCCCTTCGATCGCATCATAGAGGCTGTGGCCGCCCAGGCCGTTGATGCCGGCTTGCTCATTCACGAAGGCCAGCTCACTTATGCTGAAGAAGGCTTACACAAGGTTATTGATCTGGGCCACTGGTGGTATCAGCAAACGCGCTTGCCGTTGCCGCTAGGCGGCAACGTGATCAAGCGGAGTCTGGGCCCTGAGCTGATTGCGCAGATCGCCCAGTATCTCAGGCAAAGCATTCAGTACGGCCTCGCCCATCGGGAAGAAGCGCTCGCTTATGCCCTGAGTTTCGCGCGCGGCATGAGTGGGCAACTCACCGATCGTTTTATTGAGATGTACGTCAACGACCTGACGCTCGATTACGGTGACAACGGCCGCGAGGCCGTCCAACGGCTGCTCGACATGGGGCATGAACGCGGTTTCATTCCGCATCGCGTCCAGGTTGAGTTCGCCGCGTGAGCCGCTGGAAGAACACTGATGATTCCGATTCGCGACGACATTCCATCGAGCCGTGTGCCAGTGGTCAGCATTGGGCTGATTGCGGCCAATATCCTGGTCTTCCTCTATCAACTGACATTGAGCGAGCGAGGCCTTGAGCTGCTTTTCCAGGAGTACGCCGTGGTTCCCGTCAAATACTTTTCTCGTGGCTACGTGGATGGATTCGGCGTGCTGCACGAATACACACTGGCAGAGCTGCTCACGCCGATTTTCACGGCCATGTTCATGCACGGCGGCTGGATGCACATTGGCGGCAACATGCTCTACCTGTGGATATTCGGCGATAACGTCGAAGACCGCATGGGACATGGCCGGTTCCTCATCTTTTATTTGCTGTGCGGCGTCATCGCCACGGTGGCGCACATCATGTTCAATCCAGATTCGCAAGTGCCGAGCTTAGGCGCTAGTGGCGCGATTGCCGGCGTGCTGGGCGCGTATTTGTTGCTCTATCCGGGCGCGCGCGTCATCACGCTGGTCCCGATTTTCATCTTTATTCAGTTCATTCCGATTCCGGCGGTGATCGTGTTAGGAATTTGGTTTCTGCAACAATTCGTCGCAGGGGCAGCCTCGTTGGGCGCACAATCGGCGCAGACGGGCGGCGTTGCCTGGTGGGCGCACATCGGCGGATTTGTCGCCGGCATGCTCTTGGTGCACCTGTTTAAGCAGCGGCGTTACTGGCCCGCCGATCACGAATGGTGGGAGCACACACGTTATTGATCGAGTTCGCCGGCGAATGAAATTCCTATAGCTCGCGCAGCTTTGATCAACTGGCAATCGGGAGGCACCTGCTTCAGTTGAATGGCCGCCTCATCCATCGGATGGACGACAACAGCGCCACATCGCCACACCACCATGATTCCTTGATGACCGGCAGCCAACGCCTCAACGGCCATGACGCCAAACGAGGACGCCAGTAATCGGTCAAACGCCGTTGGTGAGCCACCTCGTTGCAAATGGCCGAGGACGACCAAGCGCGTTTCCTTACCGGTGAGCTGTTGAATCCCTTGGGCAACGACGTAGCCAATGCCGCCCAGGCGGCCTTCCTGCCCCCCTTGACCTTTTTCTTGATAGACGGCGGAGCCGCCTTGCGGGATCGCGCCTTCAGCGACCACGACAATAGAGAACTGATGGCCGTGACGTTCGCGGCTGAGAATTTTGCCAGCGACTTTTTGCAGCTCGAAAGGAATCTCCGGAATCAGAATCACGTCAGCTCCACCGGCCATGCCCGCTTCCAATGCAATCCAGCCGGCATGTCGCCCCATGACTTCCAGCACCATCACACGATCATGGCTTTCAGCGGTCGTGTGTAACCGATCAATCGCCTCAGTGGCCACAGCCAGTGCCGTATCGAAGCCAAACGTCCGCTCACTACACGCCAAGTCATTATCAATTGTCTTGGGCACGCCTACAACGGGCACGCCCAACTGATGAA from Blastocatellia bacterium encodes the following:
- a CDS encoding integrin alpha, yielding MKSRLIFRRLIASSTLMIWLVAHAPGQRIGLVDTAEQAGLMLTIFGAAVGDQLKALAAGDFNGDGIGDMLVGTHLANNLEIQRIDAGVAYIVLGRRDILPIETRDPGEPAELQPDATFFGAENDDRMGVSTTSGDINGDGIDDIVFGAPQADGPGNGRLNAGEVYIFYGSRDLKPGSIRDVAGILGPVPDVTILGEERNDTLGAAVALGQLNGRGGLDLIIGAPGTFGPQNTRASAGTVYIIFDVAERGSVIDLADPFTGADVVIHGAETLDGLGGAVAAGDLNQDGFDDVVVSAPLADGPANSRRDAGEVYVLFGGARLVNTPIRDGAGFFGPMPELTIYGQDARDLFGGSLLVGDVSGDQIDDLIIGAVLPPINTTTASIGGDGPDNGRADAGEVYVIRGSRALASEFVRDMAAQVARPADVTLFGGDAGDVFGSSLRVGDVSGDGVNDLIISAPRADGLDNRRLNVGEVYAFFGGPRLFDGLRRDAAGQVGRAPELTLLGPTAGVNFGLTLAMIDLDADGALDFVVGAPLLNGPENLRATAGAVLVVSGD
- a CDS encoding S46 family peptidase; translation: MMRQRICCIFLIGLVLFSWPCRLLAAEGMWLPDTLNTLPLDRLKKLGLKLKLEEIYNPNGASLADAVVMVGGGTGQFVSPDGLILTNHHVAYDAIAAASTPERNYLEAGFLARTRDEEISAKGYTVSITRSFKDVTADVLSVVKQSMSLEERQKAINARSRELAAAASNDKEGISAQVVEMLNGLSYYLYTYLVLKDVRLVYAPPESIGNFGGDPDNFQWPRHTGDFSFMRAYVGPDGKPAEYDKNNVPYKPKKYLPISLDGYKEGDFVMVLGYPGATYRYRESFSIEYRQNHLYPWQIQTLQRQIALLEQASRRDPASALRYSSELQSLNNALKNFQGSLQGLKRSKLLERRRAEEAAFMQYVEQTPNWKAQYGDALPQLASLYRDLMSYQAKQNVLSGLLNAGSTMSLLAAAWDRARDRDKPPEDRTSDLTDEAIEQLKKTIPETWRDRNIELERGYIELFLQQADALPAEQKIASVESLFAGKSGADRRQAEAAWARQMLESSRIQSADDVIKLFEMTPAQLQAIEDPLLNFVGQAKAELAPLDERYQRFVAGVTKARPAYIQGMSRWKKTGLYPDANRTLRFTYGVVKGYSPRDAVFYDYMTTLRGVLEKESDEHPFKVPQRLKELFAQRDFGPYADRRRNDVPVAFISDTDITGGNSGSPIMNGKGELIGVVFDGNYEGLGSDYVYNPALSRCIAVDIRYVLFVTEKLGGAHNVIQELQTRHRAVGSK
- a CDS encoding sodium:solute symporter, which codes for MRIVDWIVLVASLGLIVYVGVTKSRGSRNTKQFFLANRSLPWWIIGLSVMATQASAITLIGTTGQAYVDGMRFVQFYFGLPIAMVILCATLIPFFYRANVYTAYEYLEQRFDAKTRLLSSLLFILSRGMSLGVVIYAPAIVLSIILGWEIKATILVMAATATFYTSFGGIQAEIWADVYKMYLMFASIFICLGLILFNLPSEVSLSDAAYLAGLTGHLKAIDLSVDPKNEFTLWSGLIAGLFLMLSYFGCDQSQVQRYLTVRSLKESRLSLMFNAFLKVPMQFFILSIGVLLFVFYHFEKPPLGFDKRGLERVQASPYRDQFNALQARYDQVFEQRRQAAHALIAARHNHNPSEQQQARRHYRALHDELMQLRRQSAELMSRASGENYNDTNYIFPSFIIRYFPAGILGLIIAAIMAAAMSAMDSELNALSTVTVMDIYKRHLKPVADERHYLMVSRISTALWGAFAASFAMYAGALGSVVVAVNKVGSYFYGSLLGVFVLAIATKRATGRGAFWGLLAGMASVYAASRATDIAFLWFNIVGCVVVVVVGYVLSLTDRQAAPATMSLQERR
- a CDS encoding heavy metal sensor histidine kinase; translated protein: MLSIRRKLTLWYLTILAIVLLGYGAAVYLYLSASLLRLIDKSLRQQVIAFEKHLTALERGQEPTETATGRLALAPQFVELIGADGTTTDIASPSETFHVPVNVRTLEEVRTSAEPVLEDAVTDEGKPLRVATWRLLDEQGQIVSFIRAGYTLEEIEQVRWQVLWLLGLSLLIVLALAGWGGRLLVDKALRPVDRLTHTAQAITAKNLQERVEVPPTGDELARLAETFNQMIARLQEAFQREHRFTEDASHEMRTPLAVLRNEIEVALRRDRSPEEYRTILQRCLDQLLRLNRLTEDLLMLARAETSQSVLERQPVDLNALCEETVQYVQPLADERQLMLTIKLDSTPIYVLGDARRLKQVVMNLLDNALKYTPAGGRIHVEVERAGATAVVSVSDTGCGIAPDDLPYIFERFYRRRQKQGNKNDGFGLGLAICRWIVEAHGGTIRVSSQPTEGTRFTFELPLFVG
- a CDS encoding ABC transporter substrate-binding protein, with the translated sequence METRHITIAHSPDSDDAFMFYALATGKLDTGHLTFSHVLTDIETLNRKALDEVYDVTAVSIHAYAYIADKYLLLPSGASMGEQYGPIVVSARPLAPAQLRGKRLAVPGLMTTAYLVMKLFEPDVECEVMPFDRIIEAVAAQAVDAGLLIHEGQLTYAEEGLHKVIDLGHWWYQQTRLPLPLGGNVIKRSLGPELIAQIAQYLRQSIQYGLAHREEALAYALSFARGMSGQLTDRFIEMYVNDLTLDYGDNGREAVQRLLDMGHERGFIPHRVQVEFAA
- a CDS encoding rhomboid family intramembrane serine protease, with the translated sequence MIPIRDDIPSSRVPVVSIGLIAANILVFLYQLTLSERGLELLFQEYAVVPVKYFSRGYVDGFGVLHEYTLAELLTPIFTAMFMHGGWMHIGGNMLYLWIFGDNVEDRMGHGRFLIFYLLCGVIATVAHIMFNPDSQVPSLGASGAIAGVLGAYLLLYPGARVITLVPIFIFIQFIPIPAVIVLGIWFLQQFVAGAASLGAQSAQTGGVAWWAHIGGFVAGMLLVHLFKQRRYWPADHEWWEHTRY
- a CDS encoding 6-phosphofructokinase yields the protein MIKRIGVLTGGGDAPGLNAVIRAVVKTAILQYGWEVVGIEDGYEGLLSPTQTRPLGLNDVRGLLPRGGTVLGTRNRGRFGIRHVDGQVIKPVEVYQQAVANVQRLGIDALVVIGGEGTQAIAYEFHQLGVPVVGVPKTIDNDLACSERTFGFDTALAVATEAIDRLHTTAESHDRVMVLEVMGRHAGWIALEAGMAGGADVILIPEIPFELQKVAGKILSRERHGHQFSIVVVAEGAIPQGGSAVYQEKGQGGQEGRLGGIGYVVAQGIQQLTGKETRLVVLGHLQRGGSPTAFDRLLASSFGVMAVEALAAGHQGIMVVWRCGAVVVHPMDEAAIQLKQVPPDCQLIKAARAIGISFAGELDQ